A window of Candidatus Methylomirabilota bacterium contains these coding sequences:
- a CDS encoding branched-chain amino acid ABC transporter permease, producing MDFSLAAVLPQIFTGLVLGMLFVLLAIGLSLIFGLMTVVNFSHGALYMLGAYFTVFFLGYTRNFWLALLLAPLMVGTFGLLVERFLIRRLYGRSPDDPLLLTFGLSLVLIETAKLVWGKIGLTLDPPRELGGAVNLGFMAFPAYRLFVIAVTVGVLLALWAFLTRTNVGLIIRAGSRDPLMVRALGIDLNRIWLLVFGIGCALAGLAGALAGPMRGAYAEMGVTMVIESFVVVVVGGMGSLLGAVVAGIMMGQVVGITTFFAPALAEIMVFVVMALVLLVRPSGIFGEAGLME from the coding sequence ATGGACTTTTCGCTCGCCGCGGTCCTGCCCCAGATCTTCACTGGCCTGGTGCTGGGGATGCTCTTCGTGTTGCTCGCGATCGGCCTGTCGCTGATCTTCGGGCTCATGACCGTGGTCAATTTCTCGCACGGAGCGCTCTACATGCTGGGCGCCTACTTCACCGTGTTCTTTCTCGGTTACACGCGCAACTTCTGGCTGGCGCTGCTGCTGGCGCCGCTCATGGTCGGGACGTTCGGGCTCCTCGTGGAGCGCTTCCTCATCCGGAGGCTCTATGGCCGGAGCCCGGACGATCCGCTGCTGCTCACCTTCGGGCTCTCGCTCGTGCTCATCGAGACCGCCAAGCTCGTCTGGGGGAAGATCGGGCTCACGCTCGATCCCCCCCGCGAGCTGGGCGGGGCCGTCAACCTCGGCTTCATGGCGTTTCCCGCGTACCGGCTCTTCGTGATCGCGGTCACCGTGGGGGTACTGCTCGCCCTCTGGGCTTTCCTCACGCGCACCAACGTCGGGCTCATCATCCGCGCGGGCTCGCGCGATCCACTGATGGTCCGCGCCCTCGGCATCGATCTCAACCGCATCTGGCTGCTCGTCTTCGGCATCGGGTGCGCCTTGGCAGGTCTCGCGGGAGCGCTCGCCGGCCCGATGCGGGGCGCCTACGCGGAGATGGGCGTCACCATGGTCATCGAGTCGTTCGTGGTGGTCGTCGTCGGCGGGATGGGCAGCCTTCTCGGCGCGGTGGTGGCCGGGATCATGATGGGACAGGTGGTGGGCATCACCACCTTCTTCGCGCCCGCGCTCGCCGAGATCATGGTCTTCGTCGTGATGGCACTGGTTCTCCTCGTCCGGCCCAGCGGGATCTTCGGCGAGGCCGGGCTCATGGAGTGA
- a CDS encoding branched-chain amino acid ABC transporter permease has product MGALISWGGRHPVAAFGMFFAVFPFLMPYKSLASQVLIFGLFALGFNLLYGYTGLLSFGHAAYYGLGAYGTGIALAKLKIGSLWLGIAAGPLLAVLGGAAIGFFCLRRRGIYFAMLTLAFAQLLYFVAFHLPDVTGGDDGLRGIPLLPLNLFGWKIDLEGSLAFYYFTFVLVWLAVAGLKRILDSPFGSVLQAIRENGDRASACGYDVRRVKHLSFVFSAFFAGLAGGLDALRLAVVPVESLYWVTSGQVVIMTLLGGAGTFFGPFVGAGTYLVLGDRLAVFTERWPLVIGLIFMAFVLFLPKGIWGTLVANLPGGAPAEGKWH; this is encoded by the coding sequence GTGGGCGCCTTGATTTCATGGGGGGGCCGCCATCCCGTGGCGGCCTTCGGCATGTTCTTCGCCGTGTTTCCGTTCCTCATGCCGTACAAGTCGCTCGCGTCCCAGGTGCTGATCTTCGGACTCTTCGCGCTCGGCTTCAACCTCCTCTACGGCTACACGGGCCTCCTGTCCTTCGGCCACGCGGCCTACTACGGCCTCGGCGCCTACGGCACGGGCATCGCGCTCGCCAAGCTCAAGATTGGCTCGCTCTGGCTCGGGATCGCCGCGGGGCCCCTGCTGGCCGTCCTGGGCGGCGCCGCGATCGGCTTCTTCTGCCTGCGGCGGCGCGGCATCTACTTCGCCATGCTGACGCTCGCCTTCGCCCAGCTCCTCTACTTCGTCGCGTTCCACCTGCCTGACGTGACGGGCGGTGACGACGGTCTGCGCGGGATCCCGCTGCTGCCGCTCAATCTCTTCGGCTGGAAGATCGACCTCGAGGGCTCGCTGGCTTTTTACTACTTCACGTTTGTCCTGGTCTGGCTCGCGGTTGCGGGCCTCAAGCGCATTCTCGACTCGCCCTTCGGCTCTGTGCTCCAGGCCATCCGAGAGAACGGCGACCGGGCGTCTGCGTGCGGCTACGATGTCCGCCGCGTCAAGCACCTGTCTTTCGTCTTCTCGGCGTTCTTCGCGGGCCTGGCAGGGGGGCTGGACGCGCTGCGGCTGGCGGTTGTGCCCGTGGAGTCGCTGTACTGGGTCACGTCGGGGCAGGTGGTGATCATGACGCTTCTCGGGGGCGCGGGCACCTTCTTCGGCCCCTTCGTCGGCGCCGGCACCTATCTGGTGCTCGGAGACCGGCTGGCCGTCTTCACCGAGCGCTGGCCGCTCGTGATCGGTCTCATCTTCATGGCGTTCGTGCTCTTCCTGCCCAAGGGCATCTGGGGCACGCTCGTGGCGAACCTCCCCGGCGGTGCTCCCGCCGAGGGCAAATGGCACTAG
- a CDS encoding VOC family protein yields MALAKEDIMAVKVLELHHHGIRVNPEETDKSLAFYRDVLGLTPDAGRPNIPGIPGYWMDCGNDTQIHIMGCEGTSRYAKGPKQDPTTLHVALAVPDIQEAKRELDRMGVKYWTIQSVVGPQLEQIFMDDPHGNLVELHEAGTCRCKKTVRKSAAASPTMAG; encoded by the coding sequence ATGGCACTAGCCAAGGAGGACATCATGGCGGTCAAGGTGCTGGAGCTGCATCATCACGGCATTCGCGTCAACCCGGAAGAGACCGACAAGTCGCTGGCCTTCTACCGCGATGTGCTGGGGCTCACGCCGGACGCGGGGCGCCCGAACATCCCCGGCATTCCCGGGTACTGGATGGACTGCGGCAACGACACGCAGATCCACATCATGGGCTGCGAAGGCACGTCGCGCTACGCCAAGGGGCCGAAGCAGGACCCGACGACGCTCCACGTGGCGCTGGCCGTGCCCGACATCCAGGAGGCCAAGCGCGAGCTGGACCGCATGGGTGTCAAGTACTGGACCATCCAGTCCGTGGTCGGCCCGCAGCTCGAGCAGATCTTCATGGACGATCCGCACGGCAACCTGGTCGAGCTGCACGAGGCCGGCACCTGCCGCTGCAAGAAGACCGTCCGTAAGAGCGCGGCCGCGTCGCCGACGATGGCGGGCTAG
- a CDS encoding acyl-CoA dehydrogenase family protein, giving the protein MRQDVVDRADALTREKIAPRAAMYDREGKNPVESWGDLRRESFLGCAIPKAYGGMGLDMATYIGVIRTIARGCANTAMTVHMHSTVMRFLDALGTEAQKRRYFAEVVEHGKMFGSWGSEPAVSLSRTFTMETVVRAADGGWVVDGVKHFCTMALGASYYMVWCALDGSGDMATALLQVLVPAESAGISTDGKWDTLGMRATFSPTVMLSNVRVPQDATLGKPGSATGVGVVESFALGYAAVYVGIAEAAFEFAADYVKKRVVKPENVPVSNDPGVQRQIGDLEARLDAARLVLHDSASRWEAADVAQRGHLANRAKYLTTEIGLHVTSLALQITGGRGAYKDYPVERAFRDMRTASLMPPTMERMVEGMGKIALGLGGSMFEFSAGLKNA; this is encoded by the coding sequence ATGCGACAGGACGTCGTCGACCGCGCCGACGCCCTTACGCGCGAGAAGATCGCCCCGCGCGCGGCCATGTACGACCGCGAGGGCAAGAACCCCGTGGAGAGCTGGGGCGATCTTCGGCGCGAGAGTTTCTTGGGGTGCGCGATTCCGAAGGCGTACGGCGGCATGGGGCTCGACATGGCGACCTACATCGGCGTCATCCGCACGATCGCCCGCGGCTGTGCCAACACGGCCATGACGGTCCACATGCATTCCACGGTCATGCGCTTCCTCGACGCTCTCGGCACGGAGGCGCAGAAGCGTCGCTACTTCGCCGAGGTGGTCGAGCACGGGAAGATGTTCGGCAGCTGGGGCAGCGAACCCGCGGTGAGCCTCTCGCGCACCTTCACGATGGAGACGGTCGTGCGGGCGGCGGACGGCGGATGGGTCGTGGACGGCGTCAAGCACTTCTGCACCATGGCGCTCGGCGCCTCGTACTACATGGTCTGGTGCGCCCTCGACGGCAGCGGCGACATGGCCACCGCGCTCCTCCAGGTCCTCGTGCCCGCCGAGAGCGCCGGCATCTCCACCGACGGTAAGTGGGACACCCTCGGCATGCGCGCGACCTTCAGCCCGACCGTGATGTTGTCGAACGTGCGCGTCCCGCAGGACGCGACCCTCGGCAAGCCCGGCTCGGCGACGGGCGTGGGCGTGGTCGAGAGCTTCGCGCTGGGTTACGCGGCCGTCTACGTCGGTATCGCGGAGGCGGCTTTCGAGTTCGCCGCGGACTACGTGAAAAAGCGCGTCGTCAAGCCCGAGAACGTTCCCGTGTCCAATGATCCGGGAGTCCAGCGCCAGATCGGTGACCTCGAGGCGCGCCTGGACGCCGCGCGGCTCGTCCTCCACGACTCGGCCTCGCGCTGGGAAGCCGCCGACGTGGCCCAGCGCGGGCACTTGGCCAACCGCGCAAAGTATCTGACCACGGAGATCGGCCTGCATGTCACGTCGCTGGCGCTCCAGATCACCGGCGGGCGCGGCGCCTACAAGGATTATCCCGTCGAGCGGGCTTTCCGTGACATGCGCACGGCGTCGCTCATGCCGCCCACGATGGAACGCATGGTCGAGGGCATGGGAAAGATCGCGCTGGGGTTGGGCGGCAGCATGTTCGAGTTCAGCGCCGGTCTCAAGAACGCCTGA
- a CDS encoding NAD(P)-dependent oxidoreductase, with product MPKIAFVGLGAMGSAMVKRLLAAGHPVTGYNRTRAKAEALAALGMSVADSARAAAEGADVVLSMVTDSEALRDVALRPDGILAGLGKGAVWAEMSTVSPAVTRMLGERVAERGAAILDAPVSGSTVTIAQGQLSFIVGGDAAALERIRPYLLAIGPTITHVGALGLAVTMKIAINLGIGVQILAFAEAVLLAEKSGIPRERAVEALLKSVTASPMLKYRGPFVLKMPEEALFNVVLMQKDLGLALEQGRAVGVPLPSTSLTHEMLTAARGLGLADKDFAAVFDVLARMSGLPGSC from the coding sequence ATGCCCAAGATCGCGTTCGTGGGCCTGGGCGCCATGGGCAGCGCCATGGTCAAGCGCCTCCTGGCCGCCGGCCACCCCGTCACCGGCTACAACAGGACGCGCGCCAAGGCCGAGGCGCTCGCCGCTCTCGGCATGAGCGTGGCGGACTCGGCGCGAGCCGCGGCCGAAGGCGCCGACGTGGTGCTGAGCATGGTGACGGACTCCGAGGCGCTCCGCGACGTGGCCCTCCGCCCCGACGGCATCCTGGCCGGGCTCGGCAAGGGCGCCGTGTGGGCCGAGATGAGCACCGTCAGCCCCGCGGTGACGCGCATGCTGGGCGAGCGCGTCGCGGAGCGGGGGGCGGCGATATTGGACGCACCGGTGTCGGGCAGCACCGTCACCATCGCGCAGGGGCAGCTGAGCTTCATCGTGGGAGGCGACGCGGCCGCTCTCGAGCGTATCCGGCCATATCTCCTCGCCATCGGCCCCACCATCACCCATGTCGGCGCGCTCGGCCTGGCCGTGACCATGAAGATCGCCATCAACCTCGGCATCGGCGTCCAGATCCTGGCTTTCGCCGAAGCGGTGCTGCTGGCAGAGAAGTCAGGCATCCCGCGCGAGCGCGCCGTCGAGGCGCTCCTCAAGAGCGTCACGGCGTCGCCCATGCTGAAGTACCGCGGGCCCTTCGTGCTGAAGATGCCCGAGGAGGCGCTTTTCAACGTGGTGCTCATGCAGAAAGACCTCGGCCTTGCCCTCGAGCAGGGGCGGGCGGTAGGCGTGCCGCTGCCGTCGACAAGTCTCACCCACGAGATGCTGACGGCCGCGCGCGGCCTCGGCTTAGCAGACAAGGACTTCGCCGCCGTCTTCGACGTCCTCGCGCGGATGAGCGGCCTGCCCGGCAGCTGCTGA
- a CDS encoding GYD domain-containing protein translates to MPKYLFMVSYTAQGAKGLLKDGGSKRRTAAEQAAKAVGGKVESFYFAFGDSDAFVIAEAPDHASSAAISLAVAASGGGHIKTVVLMTPEEMDQAAKKNVGYRPPGQ, encoded by the coding sequence ATGCCCAAGTACCTTTTCATGGTGTCCTACACGGCGCAGGGCGCGAAGGGGCTGCTCAAGGATGGTGGCTCGAAGCGGCGGACGGCGGCCGAGCAGGCGGCGAAGGCGGTAGGCGGCAAGGTCGAGTCGTTCTACTTCGCATTTGGTGACAGCGACGCGTTCGTGATCGCAGAAGCACCCGACCATGCCTCGAGCGCTGCGATATCCCTGGCCGTGGCCGCCAGCGGCGGCGGTCACATCAAGACCGTGGTCCTCATGACCCCAGAGGAGATGGACCAGGCCGCGAAGAAGAACGTCGGTTACCGGCCACCAGGCCAGTA